A genomic region of Carassius carassius chromosome 27, fCarCar2.1, whole genome shotgun sequence contains the following coding sequences:
- the LOC132107163 gene encoding titin homolog, whose protein sequence is MALFRGLFEWVQCFVHRIPRRRKKQGVQKCTEAECTPMEGMSRPLDVGNTDQKNQSSYCKASKNLNDKDKREVGRKRKLKKERKMVDERESGRMEEETKDPTPLRIEVKPQPTPPAAEVKTPASSSFLKSVKGPLVAKRACRHLLPLATKTRPPSSGEEPMLVQKASRQLAQPATESLAVPTPKQVMSMSPDEEPQAVQRASQHLAPSAEEPSVAEPLVLQHTTAKSLSLSMEEQLMEQVMFPSRQIPKCAELKPKPATSSLIQMDTESEEDESVEHTDRTLPSSESETNHKQRFVKVHPLVLDQSDDFRKKKCGDSKADASRKSKELDELMMRLFCVDFSNAPKKESQQHLKLKNQPALEAGVKQKALFEKVHPIVLEQSGDSGKKKCADSKDDDLQNAKELDEQMMRLFYVDYSPCPKKEKQQPSREGQEKPKKRGKTRTGLFSWAQKRLKTITEEDEESEKDEKT, encoded by the exons ATGGCACTGTTTCGTGGTTTGTTTGAGTGGGTTCAATGTTTTGTTCACCGCATacccagaagaagaaaaaaacaggggGTGCAGAAGTGCACAGAAGCAGAATGTACCCCAATGGAAGGGATGAGTAGGCCCCTTGATGTTGGCAATACTGACCAGAAGAACCAGTCAAGCTATTGCAAAGCATCGAAGAACCTTAATGACAAGGACAAAAGAGAGGTGGGGaggaaaagaaagttaaagaaggaaagaaagatggTAGATGAGAGAGAATCAGGCAGAATGGAAGAGGAGACCAAAGACCCAACTCCATTACGAATTGAGGTCAAACCCCAACCAACTCCACCAGCCGCTGAGGTCAAAACCCCGGCTAGTTCTTCCTTCTTAAAGTCAGTGAAAGGGCCACTTGTGGCTAAAAGAGCCTGTCGACACCTGCTTCCACTGGCCACCAAGACCAGACCTCCTTCATCAGGGGAAGAACCAATGCTGGTTCAGAAG GCATCTCGACAACTGGCTCAACCAGCCACAGAATCACTGGCGGTTCCAACTCCAAAACAAGTTATGTCCATGTCTCCAGACGAGGAACCACAGGCGGTCCAAAGAGCCTCTCAACATTTGGCTCCATCAGCTGAAGAACCATCAGTGGCAGAACCACTGGTCCTTCAGCATACAACTGCAAAATCTCTGTCACTTTCAATGGAAGAACAACTGATGGAACAAGTGATGTTTCCTTCAAGACAAATTCCTAAATGTGCTGAGTTGAAGCCAAAGCCAGCCACTTCATCTCTCATCCAAATGGACACTGAATCTGAAGAGGATGAGTCTGTGGAGCACACAGATAGGACATTACCTTCTAGTGAGTCTGAGACTAATCACAAGCAAAGGTTTGTGAAGGTCCATCCTTTAGTTCTGGATCAGTCAGATGACTTCAGGAAAAAGAAATGTGGAGACTCTAAAGCTGATGCTTCACGAAAGTCTAAGGAACTGGATGAACTAATGATGAGGCTGTTCTGCGTAGACTTCAGCAATGCTCCCAAGAAGGAGAGCCAGcaacatttaaaactgaaaaaccaGCCAGCACTGGAAGCTGGGGTGAAGCAGAAAGCCTTGTTTGAGAAGGTTCATCCTATAGTTCTGGAACAGTCAGGGGACTCTGGGAAAAAGAAATGTGCAGACTCCAAAGATGATGATCTACAAAATGCTAAGGAACTGGATGAACAAATGATGAGGCTGTTCTACGTAGACTACAGCCCTTGTCCTAAAAAAGAGAAGCAACAACCTTCAAGAGAAGGGCAAGAGAAGCCCAAGAAGAGAGGAAAAACAAGAACTGGTCTTTTCAGCTGGGCACAGAAAAGGTTAAAAACGATAACTGAAGAAGACGAAGAGTCAGAAAAGGATGAAAAAACTTGA